A genome region from Baekduia alba includes the following:
- a CDS encoding TetR/AcrR family transcriptional regulator: MTTVARPYHHGNLREALLRAGEQALESGGAQTLSLRELARDVGVSHAAPRRHFADKQALLDALAQNGFEQLGAILATAVADAGPDFDARLLSLGRAYIAYATAHPALVELMFASKHQAGAPAELTEAGERAFAPALGAVAEGQAAGAIVAGDPHRVAIVAFAALQGLVALANNGMLGDDPLDDLIEDAVRRLLLGLRPRA; the protein is encoded by the coding sequence GTGACGACCGTCGCGCGGCCCTACCACCACGGCAACCTCCGCGAGGCGCTGCTGCGCGCGGGCGAGCAGGCGCTCGAGAGCGGCGGCGCCCAGACGCTGTCGCTGCGCGAGCTGGCCCGCGACGTCGGGGTCAGCCACGCCGCGCCCCGGCGCCACTTCGCCGACAAGCAGGCCCTGCTCGACGCGCTCGCCCAGAACGGCTTCGAGCAGCTCGGCGCGATCCTCGCGACCGCCGTCGCGGACGCCGGCCCGGACTTCGACGCCCGCCTCCTCAGCCTCGGCCGCGCCTACATCGCCTACGCGACCGCGCACCCGGCGCTCGTCGAGCTGATGTTCGCCAGCAAGCACCAGGCCGGCGCGCCCGCCGAGCTGACCGAGGCCGGCGAGCGCGCGTTCGCCCCCGCCCTCGGCGCGGTCGCCGAGGGCCAGGCCGCGGGCGCGATCGTCGCCGGCGACCCGCACCGCGTCGCCATCGTCGCCTTCGCCGCCCTTCAGGGCCTCGTCGCGCTCGCCAACAACGGCATGCTCGGCGACGACCCGCTCGACGACCTGATCGAGGACGCCGTCCGGCGCCTCCTGCTCGGCCTCCGCCCCCGCGCCTAG
- a CDS encoding oxidoreductase has translation MSSSKWTAADLPDLAGRTIVVTGASSGLGAVTARELARAGANVVLAVRDVAKGQGVAERFTGSWEVRPLDLASLDSVRAFADDWTGDLDVLINNAGIMAVPQGKTADGFELQFGTNHLGHFALTNLLLGQVRDRVVTVSSGAHRFGRMSFDDLNWERRRYDRWRVYGQTKLSNLLFTTELQRRLTEAGSGVRAVAAHPGYANTHLQDHTGSRVQHVLMSTLGNRLLAQSDEMGALPTLYAATQEIPGDAFVGPDGFMEQRGHPKVVGRAKAAQSEEDARRLWDVSEELTGVRFGLSTAAA, from the coding sequence ATGTCTTCCTCCAAGTGGACCGCCGCGGACCTCCCCGATCTGGCCGGGCGCACGATCGTCGTCACCGGAGCCTCCAGCGGCCTGGGGGCCGTGACCGCGCGGGAGCTCGCCCGGGCGGGCGCGAACGTCGTGTTGGCGGTACGCGACGTCGCCAAGGGCCAGGGCGTCGCGGAGCGGTTCACGGGGTCGTGGGAGGTGCGGCCGCTGGATCTCGCCTCGCTGGACTCGGTGCGCGCGTTCGCCGACGACTGGACCGGCGACCTCGACGTCCTCATCAACAACGCCGGCATCATGGCCGTGCCGCAGGGCAAGACGGCCGACGGCTTCGAGTTGCAGTTCGGGACCAACCACCTCGGCCACTTCGCGCTGACGAACCTGCTGCTCGGGCAGGTGCGCGACCGCGTCGTGACGGTCTCGTCGGGGGCGCATCGCTTCGGCCGGATGTCCTTCGACGACCTCAACTGGGAGCGCCGGCGCTACGACCGCTGGCGCGTGTACGGGCAGACCAAGTTGTCCAACCTGCTGTTCACGACGGAGCTGCAGCGCCGGCTGACCGAGGCCGGCTCCGGCGTGCGCGCCGTCGCGGCGCATCCGGGCTATGCCAACACGCATCTCCAGGACCACACCGGCAGCCGGGTGCAGCACGTGCTGATGTCGACGCTCGGCAACCGCCTGTTGGCGCAGAGCGACGAGATGGGCGCGCTGCCGACGCTGTACGCGGCCACCCAGGAGATCCCGGGCGACGCGTTCGTCGGCCCGGACGGCTTCATGGAGCAGCGCGGTCACCCGAAGGTGGTCGGCCGGGCGAAGGCCGCGCAGAGCGAGGAGGACGCCCGGCGGCTGTGGGACGTCAGCGAGGAGCTGACCGGCGTGCGCTTCGGGCTGTCGACGGCCGCGGCGTAG